The genome window TCGTACAAGCCAGGCTCGCGGCCATCCAGCCACAGCGCGGCACGTACAGCGCCCTTGGCGAAGGTCATCCGGCTGGATGCCTTGTGGGTGATCTCCAGGCGCTCGCCTTCAGTGGCGAACAATACCGTGTGATCACCTACCACATCACCACCGCGCACAGTGGCGAAACCGATGGTGTCGCGCTCGCGAGCACCGGTATGCCCTTCACGCCCATATACGGCGACTTTCTGCAGATCACGCCCCAGCGCATCGGCAATCACTTCACCCATGCGCAAGGCCGTTCCCGAAGGTGCGTCGATCTTGTGCCGGTGATGCGCCTCGATGATTTCGATATCGGCATCATCACCCAAGACCCGGGCCGCCATGTCCAGCAGCTTCAGCGACAGGTTCACGCCCACGCTGAAGTTCGCCGCGAACACGATTGCGATGTCGTTGCCCGCCTCGGCCAGCAGTTGCTTTTGCGCAGCATCCAGCCCCGTGGTGCCAATCACCATGGCCTTGCCATGCTTGCGGCAGATCGCGAGGTT of Pseudomonas fluorescens contains these proteins:
- the dapB gene encoding 4-hydroxy-tetrahydrodipicolinate reductase, encoding MRRIAVMGAAGRMGKALVEAVQQRSPLSGLTAAIVRPDSTLVGADAGELASLGRIGVPMSGGLEKVLDEFDVLIDFTLPDVMLKNLAICRKHGKAMVIGTTGLDAAQKQLLAEAGNDIAIVFAANFSVGVNLSLKLLDMAARVLGDDADIEIIEAHHRHKIDAPSGTALRMGEVIADALGRDLQKVAVYGREGHTGARERDTIGFATVRGGDVVGDHTVLFATEGERLEITHKASSRMTFAKGAVRAALWLDGREPGLYDMQDVLDLR